A genomic window from Candidatus Kouleothrix ribensis includes:
- a CDS encoding transposase, which yields MTATPTPPTYQLFAGVDIAAASFAASWSRGSASRERAHSFAQSPDGFAAFHAALAATGVDPAATLIVLEATGSYWISLAVYLHQAGYAVSIVNPAHAHAFAHSLPRRAKTDSSMPNCSPSSPPSASRPAGRRPSRSITSSASACWCAMGC from the coding sequence ATGACTGCGACACCGACACCACCGACGTACCAACTGTTCGCCGGCGTGGACATTGCGGCGGCTTCGTTCGCCGCCAGCTGGAGCCGAGGCAGTGCCTCGCGCGAACGCGCCCACTCCTTTGCGCAATCGCCCGACGGCTTTGCGGCCTTTCACGCCGCCCTCGCCGCTACGGGCGTTGACCCAGCAGCGACCCTCATCGTGCTGGAAGCGACGGGGAGCTACTGGATCAGCTTGGCTGTGTACCTGCACCAGGCGGGCTATGCCGTGAGCATCGTCAATCCGGCCCACGCACACGCCTTCGCCCATAGTCTCCCTCGCCGGGCCAAAACGGACTCCTCGATGCCCAACTGCTCACCCAGTTCGCCGCCGAGCGCCAGCCGCCCCGCTGGACGCCGCCCGAGCAGGTCTATCACGAGCTCCGCCAGCGCCTGCTGGTGCGCGATGGGCTGCTGA
- a CDS encoding IS110 family transposase, with the protein MRQQARNQRHALGQWPVHIAGALDQLDAVIADLDTRIATLERELASVLNDGAWAESAALLGTITGIGLVTTAWLLVATLNFAACASAEGAAAYAGLVPLAHESGTSVRGRAQIGHAGHARLRTALYLATLTAARFNPVIRAQYERLRAAGKPPKVGAVRPRASCCTWPLRWSPRSVRLTQPTARQTGAVSSRQHNERLPARQSLPDASCPHPRGTAVLDCPLVSTWLGLVWAGRIRSPKAPHRTRSDWPLTTITVSFSAVMAAPGRALAYFHTGLPNMYLAVKRCLYYSKSHPEAANNSIFIRQWCMRCWCRARQSRVPQQCAAYAKY; encoded by the coding sequence ATGCGCCAGCAGGCGCGTAATCAGCGCCACGCCCTGGGCCAGTGGCCAGTGCATATCGCCGGCGCGCTCGACCAACTCGACGCGGTGATTGCGGACCTTGACACGCGCATCGCGACCCTGGAGCGCGAACTGGCCAGCGTGTTGAACGATGGCGCCTGGGCCGAGAGTGCGGCCTTGCTCGGGACCATCACCGGCATTGGGCTGGTGACCACGGCCTGGCTGCTGGTGGCCACGTTGAACTTTGCGGCGTGCGCCTCGGCCGAGGGTGCGGCGGCCTACGCCGGCCTGGTGCCGCTGGCCCACGAGTCGGGCACGAGTGTCCGCGGGCGGGCACAAATCGGCCACGCTGGGCACGCTCGCTTGCGCACCGCGCTCTACCTGGCGACCTTGACAGCGGCGCGCTTCAATCCGGTGATCCGTGCGCAGTACGAGCGCTTGCGGGCGGCGGGCAAGCCGCCGAAAGTGGGCGCTGTGCGGCCGCGCGCAAGTTGCTGCACCTGGCCTTTGCGGTGGTCACCAAGAAGCGTGCGTTTGACCCAGCCTACCGCACGGCAGACAGGTGCGGTGTCGAGCAGGCAGCATAACGAGCGGCTGCCTGCCCGACAATCACTACCGGATGCGAGCTGTCCACACCCCCGTGGTACGGCAGTTCTCGACTGCCCGCTGGTGTCAACCTGGCTGGGCTTGGTGTGGGCAGGTCGTATCCGGTCGCCGAAGGCGCCCCACCGAACTCGCTCAGATTGGCCCTTGACAACCATTACCGTATCTTTCTCTGCCGTCATGGCAGCCCCTGGCCGGGCGCTGGCCTATTTTCACACCGGCCTGCCGAACATGTATCTTGCTGTGAAGAGGTGCCTGTATTATAGCAAATCGCATCCTGAAGCTGCAAATAACAGTATCTTCATCCGCCAGTGGTGTATGCGGTGCTGGTGCCGTGCGCGCCAAAGCCGCGTGCCGCAGCAGTGTGCGGCATACGCCAAGTACTAG
- a CDS encoding alpha/beta fold hydrolase: MANPPQPGAAAPGWADSAVSIVNGMVGDYLHNSANELAITMACYHRNRPLPLTRAAIEQAHPQHTPHICVLVHGLGCHEGIWSYPQPGAPEQATSYGAGLHDELGYTPFYVRYNTGMALQTNGQQLDALLGALLAAYPPPVEEIVLIGHSMGGLIIRIACDLAAQREGSWVEHIQRVFYLGTPHDGADLARLSHATARVLGVLPHPITRLVGTVLNQRSQGVKDLNAGTPHIAWLSHAQHYLLIGTLAAHPDHVVSRMFGDGLVLAPPADHADSPAEWLLPIPAEHVQLFPRTNHLRLAHDPAVYQQIKAWCAVRQ; encoded by the coding sequence ATGGCCAACCCACCACAGCCGGGCGCGGCTGCGCCAGGCTGGGCCGACTCAGCCGTCAGCATTGTGAATGGCATGGTCGGCGATTACCTGCACAATAGCGCGAATGAGCTGGCGATTACGATGGCCTGCTACCATCGCAACCGCCCGCTGCCACTCACGCGCGCGGCGATCGAGCAGGCCCACCCGCAGCATACGCCGCACATCTGTGTACTGGTGCATGGCCTGGGCTGCCACGAGGGGATCTGGTCGTACCCGCAGCCGGGCGCGCCCGAGCAGGCCACGTCGTATGGCGCGGGGCTTCACGACGAGCTTGGCTACACGCCGTTCTATGTGCGCTACAACACCGGCATGGCGCTGCAAACCAACGGCCAGCAGCTCGATGCGCTGCTCGGCGCGCTGCTGGCAGCCTACCCGCCGCCGGTGGAAGAGATCGTTCTGATCGGGCATAGCATGGGCGGGCTGATTATCCGGATCGCCTGCGACCTGGCGGCACAGCGCGAGGGCAGCTGGGTCGAACACATACAGCGCGTGTTCTACCTCGGCACACCGCACGACGGTGCCGACCTGGCGCGCCTGAGCCATGCAACCGCGCGCGTGCTGGGCGTGCTGCCCCACCCGATCACCCGGCTGGTTGGCACCGTGCTGAATCAGCGCAGCCAGGGCGTGAAGGATCTCAACGCCGGCACGCCGCACATCGCGTGGCTCAGCCATGCACAGCACTATTTGCTGATCGGCACGCTCGCAGCACACCCCGATCATGTCGTCTCGCGCATGTTTGGCGATGGCCTGGTGCTGGCGCCACCGGCCGATCACGCCGATTCGCCCGCAGAGTGGCTGCTGCCGATCCCGGCCGAGCATGTCCAGCTGTTTCCACGCACGAATCACCTCCGCCTGGCGCACGACCCGGCGGTGTACCAGCAGATCAAGGCATGGTGCGCAGTTCGCCAATAG
- a CDS encoding ATP-dependent 6-phosphofructokinase, with product MNTQQPSTTFRIAISTGGGDAPGLNAVIRAAVLSALHRGWECYGIRDGFAGILSPKNYPHGGVIPLTRENVRGITSLGGTIIGTTNRGNPLRYPTRRTDGSMYDRDRTDELVNGLAAYGIDALISIGGDGSMEIAAALAHKGVRVIGVPKTIDNDLDGTVATFGFDTAVAFATECLDRLQSTAQAHQRVLVVEVMGRYAGWIALNAGISGTANAILIPEIPYNLESVAAKIKQREADGRLYSIVVVAEGARPIGGSISVIDHPAGRVERLGGVGDKIAHELQELTGRETRLVVLGHLLRGGTPTTFDRLLALRFGAAAIRALEEGQSGIMVALDPPTVNYIPLDEATSRMKVVPLDCDTMLTARDLGTCFGD from the coding sequence ATGAACACCCAGCAACCATCGACCACATTTCGCATCGCGATCAGCACTGGTGGTGGCGACGCACCTGGACTGAACGCGGTCATTCGCGCGGCTGTACTCTCGGCGCTGCACCGCGGCTGGGAGTGCTACGGCATCCGCGATGGATTTGCCGGCATCCTATCGCCGAAGAACTACCCGCATGGCGGCGTGATCCCGCTTACACGCGAGAATGTGCGCGGTATTACCAGCCTCGGCGGTACGATCATCGGTACGACAAACCGCGGCAACCCGCTGCGCTACCCAACCCGGCGCACCGATGGCAGTATGTACGATCGCGACCGCACCGACGAGCTGGTAAACGGGCTGGCAGCCTACGGGATCGATGCGCTGATCTCGATCGGCGGCGACGGCTCGATGGAGATTGCTGCCGCGCTGGCACATAAGGGCGTGCGGGTGATTGGCGTGCCCAAAACGATCGATAATGATCTCGATGGTACGGTCGCAACCTTCGGCTTCGATACGGCCGTCGCATTCGCAACCGAATGCCTCGACCGGCTCCAGTCGACGGCCCAGGCCCACCAGCGCGTGCTGGTGGTCGAGGTGATGGGCCGCTACGCCGGCTGGATCGCGCTGAATGCTGGCATCTCGGGCACTGCTAACGCGATCTTAATCCCCGAGATCCCCTACAATCTCGAGTCGGTGGCCGCGAAGATCAAGCAGCGCGAGGCCGACGGCCGCCTGTATTCGATCGTTGTGGTGGCCGAGGGCGCCCGCCCGATCGGCGGCTCGATCTCGGTGATCGATCACCCGGCCGGCCGCGTCGAGCGCCTGGGTGGCGTGGGCGATAAGATTGCCCACGAGCTGCAAGAGCTAACTGGCCGCGAGACGCGCCTGGTGGTGCTGGGCCATCTGCTGCGCGGCGGCACGCCTACCACCTTCGATCGCCTGCTGGCACTGCGCTTCGGCGCGGCTGCCATCCGCGCGCTCGAAGAGGGCCAGTCGGGCATTATGGTCGCACTCGACCCGCCCACCGTCAATTATATTCCGCTTGACGAGGCGACCAGCCGTATGAAGGTTGTGCCGCTCGATTGCGATACGATGCTTACCGCACGCGACCTTGGCACCTGCTTTGGTGACTGA
- a CDS encoding DUF4872 domain-containing protein → MTAQKHLKQRIRARMAKTGERYAAARRYILRTAVPTPHDSSARWHMPGNVAATTALRVLLAHAGVRAPHTGEPFSEAMLFGIAGGIGIGVFSFYYQREDIATFYVAGRHQWHDDLAYLRDALAGFAIEPVVMETGGASTAARQLTELLDQHGPCIAWVDMAKLHHRALPSDWSGSAYHIITVYSINPAAGTALIGDLADQPIVITLDDLARARARIVKQRHRLLTLAPADPQIDLAELVRRGLQRCYQGLIEPSLTQAPNNARLAVLRTWAERMYGSQEKDRWERIFQPGANLWRGLNAIHGYIEHYGTGGGLCRPLFADFLTEAAAVLQAPALAALGQQYAALGRSWSELADAALPDHVAAMRATKQLHVRRTELLHSGDATAELQAIEHEITSLAQAAGEHFPLPEAGCTALRAQLAQRIHALHDAEVAAHAALGQAIA, encoded by the coding sequence ATGACTGCACAAAAGCATCTCAAGCAACGGATCCGCGCCCGCATGGCCAAAACCGGCGAGCGCTACGCAGCCGCCCGCCGATATATCTTGCGCACGGCTGTGCCAACCCCGCACGACTCCAGTGCGCGCTGGCATATGCCAGGCAATGTGGCGGCGACAACCGCGCTACGTGTGCTGCTGGCGCATGCCGGCGTCCGCGCCCCACATACTGGCGAGCCATTCTCCGAAGCAATGCTGTTCGGCATCGCCGGCGGGATCGGCATCGGCGTATTCTCGTTCTACTACCAGCGCGAAGATATCGCCACGTTCTACGTGGCCGGCCGCCACCAGTGGCACGACGACCTCGCATACCTACGCGATGCCTTAGCCGGGTTTGCGATCGAGCCGGTTGTGATGGAGACCGGTGGTGCTTCGACTGCAGCGCGGCAGCTTACCGAGCTGCTTGATCAGCACGGCCCGTGCATCGCATGGGTCGATATGGCCAAGCTGCACCATCGCGCACTGCCGAGCGACTGGAGCGGTAGCGCCTACCACATCATAACGGTGTATAGCATCAATCCAGCCGCCGGCACCGCGCTGATCGGCGATCTAGCCGACCAGCCGATCGTGATCACGCTCGACGATCTGGCGCGTGCGCGCGCACGGATCGTCAAGCAGCGCCACCGCCTGCTAACGCTTGCGCCAGCCGATCCCCAGATCGATCTCGCCGAGCTGGTGCGGCGTGGGCTACAGCGCTGCTACCAGGGTCTGATCGAGCCGTCGCTGACACAGGCGCCTAACAACGCACGGCTCGCAGTATTGCGCACATGGGCCGAGCGTATGTATGGCTCGCAGGAGAAAGACCGCTGGGAACGGATCTTCCAGCCAGGTGCAAACCTGTGGCGCGGACTCAATGCGATCCATGGATATATTGAGCACTACGGCACTGGCGGAGGGCTGTGCCGGCCGCTCTTTGCCGACTTCCTCACCGAAGCGGCTGCGGTACTGCAGGCGCCGGCGCTGGCTGCGCTTGGCCAGCAGTATGCCGCACTCGGCCGCAGCTGGAGCGAGCTTGCTGATGCTGCACTGCCCGATCACGTAGCGGCCATGCGCGCGACCAAACAGCTGCACGTACGCCGAACCGAACTGCTGCATAGCGGTGACGCTACGGCCGAGCTGCAAGCGATCGAGCACGAGATCACCAGCCTGGCACAGGCAGCCGGTGAGCATTTTCCGCTACCCGAGGCAGGCTGCACAGCGCTACGCGCGCAGCTGGCGCAACGGATCCATGCCCTACACGACGCCGAAGTGGCCGCCCACGCGGCGCTCGGGCAGGCGATTGCATAG
- a CDS encoding winged helix-turn-helix transcriptional regulator, producing the protein MVTKEIQAQQVLDALGDQTRRDILALLRKAALPVGEIAKGMPISRPAVSRHLRILAQAGLVEHSSSGTRNIFRLRPDGFSVAQAYLECFWDEALACFRRAAEGHTEDVG; encoded by the coding sequence ATGGTTACCAAGGAAATACAGGCACAGCAGGTGTTGGATGCGCTTGGCGACCAGACGCGCCGCGATATTCTGGCGCTTCTGCGCAAGGCGGCGCTGCCGGTGGGCGAGATCGCCAAGGGCATGCCGATCAGCCGGCCAGCAGTGTCGAGGCATCTGCGCATTCTTGCGCAGGCCGGCCTGGTTGAGCATAGCTCGAGTGGAACGCGTAATATCTTCCGGCTGCGGCCCGACGGTTTTAGCGTGGCGCAGGCGTATCTCGAATGTTTCTGGGACGAGGCGCTGGCCTGCTTTCGGCGCGCCGCTGAGGGCCATACTGAGGATGTGGGATGA
- a CDS encoding SRPBCC domain-containing protein — MSAPTDAIRKTIVVRCSMSTAFRIWTEQIDLWWPKGHSRSGDPRTTVLLEQYVGGRLYERTPNGVEYVWGVVLVWEPPQRFAYHWHLGSGPAQPTRVDVSFTALDSAQTRVEVLHRGLELIGERWWQSSPRFDAAWEHVLPAYLAVCAIAIGAD; from the coding sequence ATGAGCGCGCCGACTGACGCAATTCGAAAAACTATCGTCGTGCGCTGTAGCATGAGCACGGCTTTTCGCATCTGGACTGAGCAGATCGACCTGTGGTGGCCGAAAGGCCACTCGCGCAGCGGCGACCCGCGCACGACCGTGCTGCTCGAGCAGTATGTTGGTGGCCGGCTGTACGAGCGCACGCCCAACGGCGTCGAGTACGTTTGGGGCGTTGTGCTGGTGTGGGAACCACCGCAGCGCTTCGCGTATCATTGGCACCTCGGCAGCGGCCCAGCCCAGCCTACTCGGGTCGACGTATCGTTTACGGCACTGGATAGTGCCCAGACGCGTGTCGAAGTGCTGCACCGCGGCCTCGAGCTGATCGGTGAGCGCTGGTGGCAGTCTAGCCCGCGTTTCGACGCAGCCTGGGAGCATGTGTTGCCGGCTTATCTGGCAGTCTGTGCCATTGCAATCGGAGCCGATTGA
- a CDS encoding SRPBCC domain-containing protein, whose amino-acid sequence MKIFSAATTIAASPEAIWAILTNAAGYPEWDPGVERIEGRIGPGERITAYTKLTPGRAFPATVTNFVPARSMTWTGGLPLGLFKGERTFTLSPRAGGGTEFTLREVFSGPLLGLFGRSLPNLTPVFEQFAAGLKRHAERGA is encoded by the coding sequence ATGAAAATCTTCAGCGCGGCCACCACGATCGCGGCCTCACCCGAGGCGATCTGGGCGATCTTGACCAACGCGGCGGGCTACCCCGAGTGGGATCCCGGTGTGGAACGGATTGAGGGGCGGATCGGGCCGGGCGAGCGGATCACAGCCTACACCAAGCTGACCCCTGGCCGAGCCTTTCCAGCCACGGTCACGAACTTTGTGCCAGCACGCTCGATGACCTGGACAGGCGGGCTGCCGCTGGGGCTGTTCAAGGGCGAACGCACCTTCACGCTCTCGCCCCGCGCTGGCGGCGGCACCGAGTTTACGCTGCGCGAAGTGTTTAGCGGCCCGCTGCTCGGGCTGTTCGGCCGCTCGCTGCCGAACCTGACTCCGGTATTCGAGCAGTTTGCGGCCGGGCTCAAGCGCCATGCCGAGCGTGGGGCTTAG
- a CDS encoding YbgC/FadM family acyl-CoA thioesterase: protein MSYTVYYEDTDSLGVVYYANYLKYLERGRTEYLGALGRPVQAWNAAGYYFVVYKVTIQFRKPAELGDRVEIVSTYHQQSAVRGLFRQRIERAGELLVDADVEVVCLDRHRQVCEWPDLAAPAT from the coding sequence GTGAGCTACACGGTCTACTACGAAGATACCGACAGCCTCGGCGTGGTGTACTACGCCAACTACCTCAAATACCTCGAGCGCGGTCGCACCGAATACCTCGGCGCACTCGGGCGCCCGGTGCAAGCCTGGAATGCGGCCGGCTACTACTTCGTGGTGTATAAGGTCACTATCCAGTTTCGCAAGCCGGCCGAGCTAGGCGACCGGGTCGAGATCGTCTCGACCTATCACCAGCAGTCGGCGGTGCGCGGGCTGTTTCGGCAGCGCATCGAGCGCGCCGGCGAGCTGCTGGTCGACGCGGATGTTGAGGTGGTGTGCCTCGATCGCCACCGCCAGGTGTGCGAATGGCCCGATCTTGCGGCGCCGGCCACCTAG
- a CDS encoding SdpI family protein: MFAQPFSIPAILIAILSLPLIVGLIPRNRVYGVRTPNTLSTDERWYRANRFGGCALVLASAVYLAVAVLVPHAPPPNDSLAVWLLHVAAFLGPLIAGLVATRRYARAA; encoded by the coding sequence ATGTTCGCCCAGCCATTTAGCATCCCGGCCATCCTGATCGCGATCCTATCGCTGCCGCTGATCGTCGGGCTGATCCCGCGCAACCGCGTGTATGGCGTCCGCACGCCGAATACGCTCTCGACCGATGAGCGCTGGTATCGAGCTAATCGCTTTGGTGGATGTGCGCTGGTGCTTGCCAGTGCGGTGTACCTGGCGGTGGCCGTGCTGGTGCCGCATGCGCCGCCGCCCAACGATAGCCTGGCGGTGTGGCTGCTCCATGTTGCGGCGTTCCTCGGCCCGCTGATCGCCGGCCTGGTGGCGACCCGGCGCTACGCCCGCGCGGCCTAG
- a CDS encoding GNAT family N-acetyltransferase yields MLDCRAAFAAFPVLETERLRLRAVTLGDAPAIFQIMGDPQVIRYFGCLPMPTLEDALERARGFAADFRDQAGIRWAIVLRNSGRFVGTCGYWRLIKAHWRAEIGYELAPEYWGQGIMTEALTPVLRFGFGVLGLHSIEAQIHPSNIGSRRVLEKLGFVQEGYFHQNYYDLVEARFTDTAVFSLLAAGPSSLHQSPHR; encoded by the coding sequence ATGCTTGATTGCCGTGCTGCCTTCGCGGCATTTCCAGTGCTCGAGACCGAGCGGCTGCGGTTGCGTGCCGTGACGCTGGGCGACGCGCCGGCGATCTTCCAGATCATGGGCGACCCGCAGGTGATCCGCTACTTTGGATGCTTGCCGATGCCCACGCTCGAGGATGCACTGGAGCGGGCGCGCGGCTTCGCGGCCGATTTCCGCGATCAGGCCGGCATCCGCTGGGCGATCGTGCTGCGCAATAGCGGGCGTTTCGTGGGCACATGCGGCTACTGGCGGCTGATCAAAGCGCACTGGCGCGCCGAGATCGGTTATGAACTGGCGCCGGAATACTGGGGCCAGGGGATCATGACCGAGGCGCTTACCCCGGTTTTGCGCTTTGGCTTCGGCGTGCTGGGCCTGCATAGCATCGAGGCCCAGATTCACCCGTCGAACATAGGCTCGCGGCGCGTGCTCGAAAAGCTGGGCTTCGTACAAGAGGGCTACTTCCACCAGAACTACTACGATCTGGTCGAGGCGCGCTTCACCGACACGGCGGTGTTCTCGCTGCTGGCAGCGGGGCCAAGCTCGCTGCACCAATCTCCTCACCGGTAG
- a CDS encoding EamA family transporter, which produces MTTKQAWGGFWLLALIWGSSFLFIRIGVEQLPPFQLVFIRTGIAAAGLTIVVYLRGKRLPTDWRSIGDLLFLGSVNTVLPFALITWGETRIESGLASVLQGTAALFTLVIAHFTFADERITPRKLAGLLIGFLGVVVLASRSTAGEIVQSGATMHLLGQVAVILASLCYALGGTYGRKAMQHRLDPVVVAAGSMTVAAIVSGLIAYGAPALGGAPPISLGQLTPTVFGAVLALGLVNTFGAYLIFYPLVSVLGASRTSMVTYVIPVVGLGLGAIFLGELVDVRLVIGAMMIVGGIGIVNLNLRSFFSWPKTPDPAEIVDES; this is translated from the coding sequence ATGACGACGAAACAGGCCTGGGGTGGGTTCTGGCTACTCGCGCTGATCTGGGGATCATCATTTCTGTTTATTCGTATCGGTGTCGAGCAGCTGCCGCCGTTTCAGCTGGTGTTTATCCGCACCGGCATCGCCGCCGCCGGCTTGACGATAGTCGTGTACCTGCGCGGCAAGCGCCTGCCGACGGATTGGCGCAGCATTGGCGATCTGCTCTTCCTCGGCAGTGTGAATACGGTGCTGCCATTTGCGCTGATCACCTGGGGCGAAACGCGCATCGAGAGCGGCCTGGCCAGCGTGCTCCAGGGAACCGCCGCGCTCTTCACGTTGGTGATCGCGCATTTCACGTTTGCCGATGAGCGGATCACACCGCGTAAGCTGGCCGGCCTGCTGATCGGCTTCCTGGGTGTCGTCGTGCTTGCCAGCCGCAGCACGGCGGGCGAAATCGTGCAAAGCGGCGCGACGATGCATCTGCTGGGGCAGGTGGCGGTGATCCTGGCATCCTTGTGCTATGCGCTGGGCGGAACGTACGGGCGCAAGGCCATGCAGCACCGGCTCGATCCGGTTGTGGTGGCGGCGGGCAGCATGACCGTGGCGGCGATCGTGTCTGGCCTGATTGCGTATGGCGCACCGGCACTCGGCGGCGCCCCACCGATCAGCCTTGGCCAGCTGACGCCGACGGTGTTTGGTGCGGTGCTGGCCCTGGGGCTTGTGAATACCTTCGGCGCCTACCTGATCTTCTATCCGCTGGTGTCGGTGCTGGGTGCATCCCGCACATCCATGGTGACGTACGTCATCCCGGTGGTTGGGCTGGGGCTGGGGGCGATCTTCCTGGGCGAGCTGGTGGATGTGCGCCTGGTGATCGGCGCCATGATGATTGTCGGCGGCATCGGGATCGTCAACCTTAACTTGCGATCGTTCTTCAGCTGGCCCAAAACGCCTGATCCAGCCGAGATCGTAGACGAGTCGTGA
- a CDS encoding isopenicillin N synthase family oxygenase has product MGIARWTALPVLDLARLEAGPAEKQAFLSELRETAHDLGFFYVTGHGIDDDLIRQVLMLARRFFQLPEADKLAIEMINSPHFRGYNRQGMEYTRGQRDWREQIDIGAERPALPRQAGQPAWARLQGPNQWPAALPELRDVVLRYQAAVTDLAIRIVHAFSAALGQPETVFEQIYTPAPNQLLKLIRYPGRDATEGDQGVGAHKDGGFVTVLLQDVQAGLQVHYEDTWIAAPPIPGTFVINIGEVLELASNGYLRANVHRVVTPPAGTDRLSVAFFFGARLDATVPLLALPAELSAGVRGPTQDPLNPLFREVGKNHLKSRLRSHPDVAQRHHADLLEADAGV; this is encoded by the coding sequence ATGGGAATCGCACGATGGACGGCGCTACCGGTGCTCGATCTTGCGCGCCTGGAGGCCGGCCCGGCCGAAAAACAGGCCTTTCTGTCCGAGCTACGCGAAACTGCTCACGACCTGGGCTTCTTCTATGTGACGGGCCATGGCATCGATGACGACTTGATCCGCCAGGTGCTGATGCTGGCGCGGCGTTTCTTCCAGCTGCCCGAGGCCGACAAGCTGGCGATCGAGATGATCAACTCGCCGCATTTCCGCGGCTACAACCGCCAGGGCATGGAGTACACGCGCGGGCAGCGCGACTGGCGCGAGCAGATCGATATTGGCGCCGAGCGACCGGCCCTGCCCAGGCAGGCCGGGCAGCCGGCATGGGCGCGGCTGCAGGGGCCTAATCAATGGCCGGCGGCGCTGCCCGAGCTGCGTGACGTGGTGCTGCGCTACCAGGCTGCGGTGACCGACCTGGCGATCCGGATCGTTCATGCGTTTTCGGCTGCGCTGGGCCAGCCAGAGACTGTGTTCGAGCAGATCTATACCCCCGCGCCGAATCAGCTGCTCAAGCTCATCCGCTACCCTGGGCGCGACGCAACCGAAGGCGACCAGGGTGTAGGCGCGCATAAGGACGGCGGCTTTGTGACCGTGCTGCTCCAGGATGTGCAGGCCGGGCTACAGGTACACTACGAGGATACGTGGATCGCTGCGCCGCCCATCCCCGGCACATTCGTGATCAACATCGGCGAAGTGCTCGAGCTGGCCTCGAATGGCTACCTGCGCGCAAATGTCCACCGGGTGGTCACACCTCCGGCCGGCACCGATCGGCTCTCGGTAGCATTCTTCTTTGGCGCGCGGCTCGACGCCACAGTGCCGCTGCTTGCGTTGCCGGCCGAGCTGTCTGCCGGCGTGCGCGGCCCGACTCAGGATCCGCTCAACCCGCTGTTCCGCGAGGTCGGCAAAAACCACCTCAAGAGCCGCCTGCGCTCGCATCCCGATGTGGCGCAGCGCCATCACGCCGATCTGCTCGAGGCGGATGCCGGGGTGTAG
- a CDS encoding VOC family protein: protein MELGAFSISLAVKDLAASRAFYEKFGFTVSGGNAAQNWLIMKNGVHVIGLFQGMFDQNILTFNPGWDHNAQPLATFTDVRELQRRLKAQGVPMAQEADEHTTGPASFVVIDPDGNPILVDQHV from the coding sequence ATGGAACTTGGCGCATTTTCGATCAGCCTGGCGGTCAAAGATCTCGCGGCTTCACGAGCGTTTTACGAGAAATTCGGCTTCACGGTTTCTGGCGGCAATGCCGCGCAGAACTGGCTGATCATGAAGAACGGCGTCCACGTGATTGGGCTGTTTCAAGGCATGTTTGATCAGAACATCCTCACCTTCAACCCTGGCTGGGATCACAACGCCCAGCCATTGGCCACGTTCACCGATGTTCGCGAGCTGCAGCGCCGGCTAAAGGCCCAGGGCGTGCCGATGGCGCAAGAGGCAGACGAGCACACCACCGGGCCGGCCAGCTTCGTCGTAATAGATCCGGATGGAAATCCGATCCTGGTCGATCAGCACGTGTGA